The Bacteroidota bacterium genome includes a region encoding these proteins:
- a CDS encoding glycosyltransferase family 39 protein, with protein MRSFTIYLRSHPYIIAISLIAIIQISIILIYDFNGYFGQDSYEYLKTTRELITFYKSGILPSYSVFPGMYPFICSLIGLVIPNTLFVLQFVSILSLLISYILLRQIAIMIYKTDNNIDVYLFSFFALSPYILRFGIISMSDLSGIVLWLTTLYLSLLFQSRGKLKFLLFACLFGGFAVMTRYTAIVILLMPAIICIRQILKQKKYHYFLIALLFFSLGSLPDYLLRGRFFFWELKNNGNAFPYFYFVDQYSISNVFKRDFHNLDGWQNYRFPNIIHVIQVFIHPAFIFVGTFFLIFIRKKYLLIKELQLALLTTLIYLLFLAGNAYQSNRYLMFVLPLILLFYYGAFLEITSRINFQNSKKILIILMVCSIQLFLFIYSFKATLEMNRNEKAITREISKLPEGSTIYSFSINGALTAYIPTINIYDIYLNKVEDLSINNGYFLFNYESFSKQFEGLLPMENYQFINSNYKLKTVSKFENGWELYQIISLTK; from the coding sequence ATGAGATCCTTTACAATCTATCTCCGCTCACATCCATATATAATAGCAATATCCCTAATCGCTATTATCCAAATTTCTATTATATTGATATATGATTTTAATGGATATTTTGGTCAGGACAGTTACGAGTACCTTAAAACAACCCGCGAGTTAATTACCTTTTATAAAAGCGGTATTTTACCTTCCTATTCAGTATTTCCCGGAATGTACCCATTCATTTGCAGTTTGATAGGTTTAGTGATTCCGAATACACTTTTTGTGTTGCAATTTGTTTCCATTCTTTCCTTGTTGATTTCATATATTTTGTTGCGACAGATCGCAATAATGATCTACAAAACTGATAATAATATTGATGTATATTTATTTAGCTTTTTTGCCCTCTCTCCCTACATTCTGCGTTTCGGGATCATAAGCATGAGTGATCTTTCAGGAATTGTTTTATGGTTGACAACACTTTATCTGAGTTTATTATTTCAATCGCGTGGAAAGTTAAAATTTTTATTATTTGCTTGTTTATTTGGAGGATTTGCGGTAATGACACGCTATACTGCGATCGTAATCCTATTAATGCCCGCAATAATATGCATCAGACAGATATTAAAACAAAAAAAATATCATTATTTTTTAATTGCTCTGCTATTTTTTAGTTTAGGAAGTCTGCCTGATTATTTGCTTCGCGGGCGCTTCTTTTTTTGGGAATTAAAAAACAATGGAAACGCATTTCCATACTTCTATTTTGTAGATCAATATTCCATTTCGAATGTATTTAAAAGAGATTTTCACAATTTGGATGGTTGGCAAAATTATAGGTTCCCCAATATTATTCATGTGATCCAGGTGTTTATCCACCCGGCCTTTATATTTGTTGGAACCTTTTTCCTGATTTTTATACGGAAAAAATATCTGCTTATAAAAGAACTACAACTTGCGCTTTTAACAACACTCATTTACCTTCTTTTTTTGGCGGGCAATGCATACCAGAGCAACCGCTATTTGATGTTTGTATTACCACTTATTCTTTTGTTTTATTACGGGGCCTTTCTGGAAATTACAAGCAGGATTAATTTTCAGAATTCAAAAAAAATACTTATTATATTGATGGTTTGTTCTATCCAGCTTTTTCTTTTTATCTATTCTTTCAAAGCAACCTTAGAAATGAACAGGAATGAAAAAGCGATCACCCGTGAAATTTCTAAATTGCCGGAGGGATCCACGATATATTCGTTTTCTATTAATGGAGCATTAACAGCTTATATACCCACAATAAATATTTATGATATCTATTTAAATAAAGTAGAAGACTTATCAATAAATAATGGTTATTTTTTATTTAATTACGAATCCTTTTCAAAACAATTCGAAGGTTTGTTGCCAATGGAAAATTATCAGTTTATTAATTCAAACTACAAGCTTAAAACAGTGTCGAAATTTGAAAATGGTTGGGAATTATATCAAATAATTTCTCTCACAAAATAA
- a CDS encoding DUF456 domain-containing protein, which produces MDIVLLILAIIFMLVGILGSVLPILPGPPLCYGGFILLHFSRFGEFSNEFLIIWAIVVIIQGILEYYIPSWGTKKYGGTKAGQKGAMVGTLVGIFIPPQPLGLIIGPFAGAYLGEILHDNKNKKRAMRSAWGSFIGFLAGTFIKLVTVIVMTFYFVREII; this is translated from the coding sequence TTGGATATCGTTTTATTGATATTGGCCATAATTTTTATGCTGGTGGGAATACTCGGCAGTGTTTTGCCGATTTTGCCCGGGCCACCTCTTTGTTATGGAGGATTTATTTTACTGCATTTCTCCAGATTTGGTGAATTTTCTAATGAATTTCTAATTATATGGGCTATTGTAGTAATAATTCAAGGAATACTCGAATATTATATTCCTAGTTGGGGGACCAAAAAATATGGTGGTACTAAAGCAGGACAAAAAGGTGCTATGGTTGGAACTCTGGTAGGGATATTTATTCCTCCACAACCCTTAGGTTTGATTATTGGACCCTTTGCCGGGGCATATTTAGGAGAGATATTACACGACAATAAAAATAAAAAAAGAGCTATGAGAAGCGCATGGGGAAGTTTTATCGGATTTCTTGCAGGAACTTTTATAAAACTGGTAACCGTTATAGTGATGACCTTTTATTTTGTGAGAGAAATTATTTGA
- the fahA gene encoding fumarylacetoacetase, protein MEVDSNDPKLSSWVPVDANSDFPIQNLPFGIFRKEDEHPRVGVAIGNFVLDLYALNKEDFFGALLLDDNVFYNYYLNDLIKTGKYKIRALRFAISLLLREGNTSLKNRTEDYNKFLIPMEEVEMLLPINPGDYTDFYSSEQHATNIGKMFRPDNPLLPNWKHMPIGYHGRCSSIVKSGTEIRRPKGQTITKDGDSPTFGPSKQLDFELEMAFITHEGKPLGESITTEEADDYIFGMVIFNDWSARDIQRWEYVPLGPFLAKNFASSISSWVVTLDALEPYRIPGTNQVPEVLDYLKFEGNKNIDINLEVYISPEFTEASLISSSNYKYMYWNMAQQLAHQTCNGCNVRAADIYASGTISGNEPNTYGSMMELTWRGERPITMNDGTERKFINDYDTVIMKAWCEKDGVRIGFGEVRNKIYPALK, encoded by the coding sequence ATGGAAGTGGATTCTAATGACCCAAAACTTTCGTCCTGGGTTCCTGTTGATGCAAATAGTGATTTTCCAATACAAAATCTGCCTTTTGGAATTTTTAGAAAGGAGGATGAACATCCACGTGTTGGTGTTGCCATCGGAAATTTCGTACTCGACCTTTATGCCTTGAATAAGGAAGATTTTTTCGGAGCATTATTACTTGACGATAATGTTTTCTACAACTATTATTTAAATGACCTGATAAAAACCGGGAAATACAAGATCAGAGCATTGCGATTTGCAATTTCACTTTTATTACGAGAAGGAAATACTTCTTTAAAGAACAGAACAGAGGATTATAATAAATTTTTAATTCCCATGGAGGAAGTAGAAATGTTGCTTCCAATAAATCCGGGAGATTATACTGACTTTTATTCCAGTGAACAGCATGCTACCAACATTGGTAAAATGTTTCGTCCCGACAATCCCTTATTGCCAAATTGGAAACATATGCCAATTGGTTATCACGGAAGATGTTCTTCCATTGTTAAAAGTGGAACAGAAATAAGAAGACCAAAAGGGCAAACAATTACCAAAGATGGAGATTCACCCACTTTTGGGCCATCAAAACAGTTGGATTTTGAATTGGAAATGGCATTTATTACACATGAAGGCAAACCTCTAGGTGAAAGTATCACTACCGAAGAAGCTGATGATTATATTTTCGGGATGGTGATCTTCAACGATTGGAGTGCACGTGATATTCAGCGATGGGAATACGTTCCATTGGGACCATTTTTGGCAAAGAATTTCGCATCTTCTATTTCTTCCTGGGTTGTTACACTGGATGCATTGGAACCATATAGAATACCAGGAACAAACCAAGTTCCGGAAGTTTTGGATTATTTAAAATTTGAAGGAAATAAAAATATAGATATTAACCTTGAAGTTTATATTTCTCCCGAATTTACCGAGGCTAGTTTAATAAGCAGTTCTAATTATAAATATATGTATTGGAACATGGCACAACAGCTTGCACACCAAACATGCAATGGATGTAATGTTCGCGCTGCAGATATTTATGCATCGGGTACAATTAGCGGCAATGAACCAAATACTTACGGTAGTATGATGGAACTTACCTGGCGTGGTGAACGACCTATCACAATGAACGACGGAACAGAAAGAAAATTTATTAATGATTACGACACTGTAATTATGAAAGCCTGGTGTGAAAAAGACGGCGTTCGTATCGGATTTGGGGAGGTAAGAAATAAAATATATCCCGCCTTAAAATAA
- a CDS encoding flavin reductase family protein yields the protein MLRINPSETPMPKMHQYILGSVSPRPIAFASTMDTEGNPNLAPFSFFNAVGSNPPTVIFSPARSGRDNSTKNTLDNVEATGEVVINIVNYAIVQQMSLASSPYPKGVNEFIKSGLTPIASEMVKPFRVKESIIQMECKVKDIYYTGKTGGAGNIIISEIILMHINEEILDENGRMDPHKMDLVARMGGDYYCRVIPESLFLLPQPKDTCGIGVDVLPFSVRNSKILSGNDLGQLGSLLELPEKEEVEKIIAQFSPDATEEELHQLAKNKLQQKEVKEAIKILLLKEYKFI from the coding sequence ATGTTAAGAATAAATCCTTCAGAAACTCCGATGCCAAAAATGCATCAATATATTTTAGGATCAGTTTCACCCCGGCCTATAGCATTTGCAAGCACAATGGATACAGAAGGTAATCCTAATCTTGCACCATTCAGTTTTTTTAATGCAGTTGGATCAAATCCTCCAACTGTTATTTTTTCACCTGCAAGAAGTGGAAGGGATAATAGTACAAAAAACACTTTAGACAATGTGGAAGCAACGGGTGAAGTGGTGATCAATATTGTTAACTACGCCATTGTACAGCAAATGAGTCTCGCAAGTTCCCCTTATCCCAAAGGTGTAAATGAATTTATTAAATCAGGACTCACACCAATAGCATCTGAAATGGTTAAGCCCTTCAGGGTTAAAGAAAGCATTATACAAATGGAATGCAAGGTGAAGGATATTTATTATACCGGGAAAACCGGAGGTGCCGGAAATATTATAATAAGTGAAATCATATTAATGCACATAAACGAGGAAATTCTTGATGAGAATGGCAGAATGGATCCGCATAAAATGGATCTGGTTGCGAGGATGGGTGGAGATTATTATTGCCGAGTAATACCAGAGTCTTTATTTCTTTTACCGCAACCTAAAGATACTTGTGGTATTGGTGTAGATGTTTTGCCATTTTCTGTAAGAAACAGTAAAATATTATCGGGTAATGATCTTGGGCAACTAGGTAGTTTATTAGAGTTACCTGAAAAAGAAGAAGTTGAAAAAATTATAGCTCAATTTTCCCCTGATGCAACAGAAGAGGAATTGCATCAACTTGCAAAAAATAAATTGCAACAAAAAGAAGTAAAGGAAGCTATTAAAATTTTACTTCTAAAAGAATATAAATTTATTTAA
- a CDS encoding DsrE/DsrF/DrsH-like family protein translates to MEDLLIKDAPVTNGVESKETVKKMCFILSKAGIESVYACFIMANGARMEGIEAEIFFTFFGLDAVHKKRLEHLHIATVGNPGMHIPTFLGGLPGMESYASRMMKKQMEAMDLPTIHEFLDILTASGVTLHGCKLAADMFKITKDDLYEGVDDIITIGDFYQRAAGKGTHIVFV, encoded by the coding sequence ATGGAAGACTTATTAATAAAAGACGCACCTGTAACAAATGGCGTCGAATCAAAGGAAACCGTTAAAAAAATGTGTTTCATTTTATCAAAAGCAGGCATCGAAAGTGTATATGCATGTTTTATTATGGCAAATGGCGCCAGAATGGAAGGAATTGAAGCAGAAATATTTTTTACATTTTTCGGTTTAGATGCTGTACATAAAAAACGCCTTGAACATTTACACATAGCAACAGTTGGTAATCCGGGAATGCATATTCCAACTTTCTTAGGTGGATTGCCAGGTATGGAAAGTTATGCATCCAGAATGATGAAAAAACAAATGGAGGCAATGGATCTGCCAACAATTCACGAATTTTTAGATATTCTTACAGCATCCGGCGTAACCTTACATGGATGCAAATTAGCAGCCGATATGTTTAAAATTACTAAAGATGATCTATACGAAGGTGTAGATGATATAATTACCATCGGCGATTTTTATCAGAGAGCAGCTGGTAAAGGTACACATATAGTGTTTGTATAG
- a CDS encoding TusE/DsrC/DsvC family sulfur relay protein: MEKVINGATIKVNEEGYLTDFSQWNKTIAEEIAKQEGVNALDTKHWAVINYLQEQHKNNVPITIRKVGSSGITDIKEFYSLFPNGPLKKASKIAGIPKPVSCI, translated from the coding sequence ATGGAAAAGGTAATCAATGGAGCAACAATAAAGGTGAATGAAGAAGGATATCTCACCGATTTCTCACAATGGAATAAAACCATTGCAGAAGAAATAGCCAAGCAGGAAGGTGTAAATGCTCTTGACACAAAACACTGGGCTGTTATCAATTATTTACAGGAACAACACAAAAATAATGTTCCAATAACAATTCGCAAAGTGGGTTCAAGTGGAATTACGGATATTAAAGAATTTTATTCGTTATTCCCCAATGGCCCTTTAAAAAAAGCATCTAAAATTGCAGGAATTCCAAAACCTGTAAGTTGTATTTAA